From one Angustibacter luteus genomic stretch:
- a CDS encoding UvrD-helicase domain-containing protein produces MLGLLQYGIRVFVVTPRSVTHSLSDDDYQAFRESRMLECAVVTEAAAVEGCWVVDGQLPSENDAAFSAALQAADATGQINVGQYRIVHADPDANVLVTAGAGTGKTETMSERILFLLATSECSGALDAQRRNLRADDVVLMTFTREAALEMRHRIARTLLLRRRLSRRCVLPVVAWMLQLATAEIGTIHSYAKSLALAGGAAVGFGPESAVSRLTMEFRDLVDQALSRQLADLVTAYSNRQVPASYEWQNHLRQVWDALENNGVPVISYEPDASLADAVDLGGLDGSDLPAQICNAVTSAICEVSRSMSEHALREQVVSTGQLVPLALAALRAQSDPPVRRPRFLFVDEFQDTDSAQMDLIIEVARRLDASLFVVGDAKQGIYRFRGAEGSAFRELERRVRASGMQALRPFSLSTNFRSGPRLLESLHPLFTSWAQDRLLDYSDRDRLRPSNVGSDRSQPLAKRPVRPAQAAAEAAALALEWRETHPQASIAILCRNNWQAVEVQSQVRDRGGACELLVGGSFYTSPAVRELRVLLEAVTQPDAAGPTLELCESRWAAGILAGEPPRGIRARDWTDPVPALLDWQSRLSTLASTGSLDLTDLRPVHDRLRALLDLSRRMPALAWVIECVRSFAPAASVLPGPDDVTERVRYAACLDHLVTLMDLQYQDGSTTLERILAWLKLQIATNRLEDEPVDNDRLLATTTALTVHKAKGLEFDRVLIPYVATSFGPPRRASSRVAVLRKDGELPRLLWEWRVKNPSISNVPNADTRAWADDDLETSREEARLLYVALTRAKDQLTVLVPRQNRPAPPRPDSWLDLINLGSH; encoded by the coding sequence GTGCTCGGACTGCTGCAATACGGTATTCGCGTCTTCGTTGTAACCCCGAGGTCCGTTACCCACTCGCTTTCAGACGATGACTACCAGGCGTTCAGGGAGAGCCGAATGCTGGAATGCGCCGTCGTGACAGAAGCCGCCGCAGTCGAGGGATGCTGGGTTGTCGACGGACAGCTCCCTAGTGAGAACGACGCGGCGTTCTCGGCGGCACTTCAAGCCGCCGACGCAACGGGACAGATCAACGTCGGTCAGTACCGCATCGTTCATGCCGACCCGGACGCAAACGTCCTTGTGACAGCCGGAGCGGGCACTGGCAAGACCGAGACGATGTCAGAGCGCATTCTCTTTCTGCTCGCCACGTCGGAATGTTCAGGCGCCCTCGACGCTCAACGCCGGAATCTGCGCGCCGACGACGTTGTGCTCATGACGTTCACTCGGGAAGCCGCGCTGGAGATGCGTCATCGAATTGCCCGCACCTTGCTGTTGCGTCGGCGCCTATCGAGACGCTGCGTGCTGCCGGTCGTTGCCTGGATGCTTCAGTTGGCAACCGCGGAGATCGGCACCATCCATTCCTACGCGAAGAGCCTCGCCCTGGCGGGCGGCGCGGCCGTGGGATTCGGTCCAGAATCGGCAGTGTCTAGGCTGACCATGGAGTTTCGCGATCTGGTGGATCAAGCACTCTCGCGACAGCTCGCCGACCTGGTGACCGCCTATAGCAACAGACAGGTGCCAGCCAGCTATGAGTGGCAAAACCACCTTCGGCAGGTCTGGGACGCGCTGGAGAACAACGGCGTTCCCGTCATTTCGTATGAGCCCGACGCCAGCCTCGCGGACGCTGTGGACCTTGGTGGGCTCGACGGTTCTGACCTTCCGGCACAGATCTGTAATGCGGTTACCTCAGCGATCTGTGAGGTGTCGCGCTCGATGTCCGAGCATGCGTTGCGTGAACAAGTCGTGAGCACAGGACAGCTGGTCCCGCTCGCGTTGGCCGCCCTCCGAGCGCAAAGCGATCCGCCGGTCCGCAGACCCAGGTTTCTCTTTGTTGACGAATTCCAGGACACAGATTCCGCGCAGATGGACTTGATCATCGAGGTCGCGAGAAGGCTTGACGCAAGTCTGTTTGTTGTTGGAGATGCCAAGCAAGGCATCTACCGCTTCCGAGGCGCGGAGGGCAGCGCATTCAGGGAGCTAGAGCGGCGAGTGCGAGCTAGCGGGATGCAAGCTCTCCGTCCCTTCTCGCTAAGCACCAACTTCCGATCCGGCCCACGTCTGCTGGAGTCGTTGCATCCGCTCTTCACGTCCTGGGCGCAGGATCGCCTCCTCGATTACAGCGATCGGGACCGGCTGCGTCCGAGCAACGTTGGCAGCGACAGGAGCCAGCCCCTGGCGAAGCGCCCAGTTCGCCCTGCCCAGGCGGCAGCGGAAGCGGCGGCGTTGGCCCTCGAGTGGCGGGAAACCCACCCCCAAGCAAGCATCGCCATCCTGTGCCGAAACAACTGGCAGGCGGTCGAAGTTCAATCCCAGGTCCGCGACCGAGGGGGGGCTTGTGAGCTGCTCGTGGGCGGCAGCTTCTATACATCGCCAGCGGTTCGTGAACTCCGCGTGCTATTGGAGGCGGTTACCCAGCCGGATGCCGCTGGTCCGACGCTCGAACTCTGCGAGTCCCGCTGGGCTGCCGGCATCCTGGCTGGCGAGCCACCGAGGGGCATCAGAGCCCGCGACTGGACGGACCCCGTCCCAGCGCTCCTTGACTGGCAGTCGCGCCTATCAACTCTCGCCTCGACGGGTTCCCTCGACTTGACGGACCTTCGGCCGGTCCACGACAGGCTACGAGCGCTTCTGGACCTGTCGCGCCGAATGCCTGCGCTGGCATGGGTGATCGAATGCGTACGGTCGTTCGCGCCCGCCGCGTCAGTGCTGCCGGGGCCGGACGATGTAACTGAGCGTGTGCGATACGCAGCCTGCCTGGACCACCTGGTCACACTGATGGACCTCCAGTACCAGGACGGGTCCACGACCTTGGAGCGAATCCTGGCATGGCTGAAACTCCAGATCGCGACGAACCGATTGGAGGATGAGCCCGTCGATAACGACCGGCTGCTAGCAACTACGACGGCGCTTACCGTGCACAAGGCGAAGGGACTGGAGTTCGATCGAGTTCTCATTCCCTACGTTGCCACCAGTTTTGGGCCACCCCGCCGTGCGAGTTCCCGCGTGGCGGTGCTCCGCAAGGACGGCGAGCTGCCCCGCCTGCTTTGGGAATGGCGTGTAAAGAACCCTTCGATCTCGAACGTTCCGAACGCGGACACGCGGGCCTGGGCAGATGACGACCTGGAGACCTCCCGCGAGGAGGCGCGCCTGCTCTACGTAGCCCTGACGCGTGCGAAGGATCAACTGACCGTTCTTGTTCCGCGCCAAAATCGACCTGCCCCTCCTCGCCCAGACTCCTGGCTGGACCTGATTAACCTAGGGAGCCATTGA